The Amycolatopsis umgeniensis DNA segment CGGACCGCACGCCTACTGGCGGTTCATCGAACACCTCGGTCCAGAGCCGCTGCTGCCACCGGGGGTCGGCTGGATGCAAGGAGCGGCCGGCATCGCGGCGTTCCTCTTCCGGATCAGCCGCGTCCTGCGCGACGGGCGCGACGCCACCCCTGTCACACGCATGGACAGCTGGTGGGCACTCCCCACCCCGGACACCGGTCGAGGGCCTCGGGGCTGAGCCGGCAGCGGGGGCGTTTGCCGGTGAGCGGTCTGTCCCCTCGGCGTGTACACCGAAGGGACAGACCGGCTTCAGTACCGCCCTACCGGACAGTGAACGGGCCGACAGGCACCTTCGGCTTGGCCTGCGACGACTGCGACTGAGGCGTGGGCTCGACGGCGGCACAGGTGGTGCCGTTCGGTGGCAGCTTCAGCGACACGAGGTACTGGTCGTTGATTGTGCGGGTGCACTGGCTGCGGTCGTAAACGCCGTGGCCCCAGCCTTCGTAGGTGACGAAGACGGTGGTGTCACGGGACTGCCGGTGCGCGTTGACCGCCCACTCGTACACCGTCGCCGGGTCGTGCATGGCGTTGGTCAGCAGGATCTTCGGCGCGTTGCGGAGGTGGAGCGGCCTCTGCGGGTTGGTGGCCTTGGGGAAGCCGATGCACCCCATCACGGCGCTGTGGCCGATCGACGAGCCGCGGGTGTTCGGCGCGATGCTGTTCTCCAAGTTCACCAGCGACTTGTACTCGCGATAGGAGTCGATCCGAAGGTCGTAGTCGTTGCAGAAGATGCCCGGGAACGGGTTGGGTATCGTCTCTTTCGCGGTGAACGCCGACCTCGGCGCCGGTCGGCCGTCCACGATCGTCTTGACCTGTTCGGCGAAGGCCTGCCAGTCCGGGCCGTAGGCCATGCCGACCACTCCGCTGCCGAGATCCTCCGGCGTCAGCTTGACGTTCGGATCCCAGGGCGCGGGCACCTCACCGCGCTCCGCCTTCGCCAGCAGGTCCTTCCAGATCTTGCGGAGATCCTGGCCGTGGAACGGCGACGCCGGAGTGCGGTCGTTCCACTTCACCCATTCCTGGAACGAGTCCTCCGCACCACGCGCCTCCGAGGCGACGAACCGCTTCGTGCCGAGGCTGTGGTCCATGTTGGAGTCGATGATCATGGCGCGGATGTTCTTGCCGTACCGCTCCGCGTAGTGCTGTCCCATGATCGTGCCGTACGAGATGCCGTAGTAGTTGATCTTCTTCTCGCCGAGGGCCCGGCGGATCGAATCGATGTCGTGCGCCACGTCGGCGGTCGACGCGTGATCGAAGATCGGACCGGACTGCTTGCGGCAGTCCGCACGCAGCTCCTTGTTCGACGCGACCAGCCGATCGTATTCGGCCGCGTTCTTCGGGTAGTTCGACGGCTGCTTGGCGAGCACCTCGGCCGAGCACTTGATCGGCTGGCTGCGCGCGACGCCACGCGGGTCGAAGCCCACGACGTCGAACTTCTCCGAAATCTCCTTGCTGAAGTACCCGTCGGCCGCGAACGCGAAGTCGACGCCCGAACCACCCGGGCCGCCCGGGTTGATCACCATCGCACCGATCCGCTTCGACGGATCGGTGGCCTTTCGACGAGCGACGGCGAGACCGAACTTCTCCCCGTTCGGCTTGGTGTAGTCGATCGGCAGCGTGAGGGTGCCACATTCGACATGCGGCGCCTCCGCGCACGGCTTCCACCCGATCGCCCCGACCGCGTACTCCGGCTGCCCTTCCGGAGCCGCGGTCGCGACGGAACTCCCACCCAGTACCAACGCAGAACTCGCGAGCGCGGTCGCAAGGACGCGCACCACCTGCTGCATGGATTTCCTCCCTAGGTCCCCATGGCTGAAAGGAGAAAACTTCCACGATCGAGTGACGGTGACAACCGTCTGAGGTAGCAGTCCGAATCAGTCTGTAGTCGGACAACCACCATCGGTTGGCCGCGGTGCCCTCTGTCCACGGTCGGATGCTTCGCCGTTGCCCGGGCATGGTCGACGCCGGGATCCGGGGTTCGGTCAGAAGTCGCGGTACACCCACTTCTCCGTGTGTCCTTGGCCTGCCCCCGGGGCGTCCAGGAAACCTTGATGAGGGTGGCGCCACCTGCGACGTCCGCGGAAACCGGGACATGGATCGAATGGTTCTTGTCGCAGTGCTGCTTCGAACTTCCGCTGCCGAGATAGGTGGACTTCGCGTAGGAGTCGCCCCAGACAAATCGGCACCCGACGGCGTGCAGGGTTCCGTCGATGGTCACAGTCCTGTTGCTGAAGGTGACGGTGCCGTGGAGGACGCTAGCGCCATACTCGACGTGCAACTCCTTTGTGACGGATTCCAGTGCGGCCGTGGCGGCCGGCGCACCTGCGAGAACGAGTACGACAGTGGCCGCACTGGCCGCCGCGGTTCCGCGGAGTCGCCTGGTGCGGCTCCCGGCCGTCGGCTCGGGATGCGATGTGGACCTCAGCATCGAGACCAAGGAAGTCTCCTCCTGCGTGTTCAAGTCGGAACCCGGTGACTCCGGGCTCGCAGCCCTGCACGTCCGACGCAACGCCGAGGTTGCTACCTGCCGACCTGTTTCACCCGAATGCAGCCCTTGCGGAGGCTCGACGCCTCCGCCAGGCACACGACACGCTCGCCTCCCCGCCCGGAGTGCCGGCGGTGATCGCGTCGGACCGCCTGTTCGATGCCGCCGTCCAAACGCTCCTGGGCGCTACCCGCCAAAAGCCGGAGTACTCGCCGCGGCGATGACCGTCAAGATTTCGGATGGCTTTCCCTCTGATGGCGGTGTGTCCGTCTGCTTCAGTGTGGAAGAGCCGTGCCTGTGCGGAATGGTCAAGAAGAGTCGTTTCGTTCGAGCTGTGGCTCCTGGCTCACCGATGCGGGAGGATCACCATCGGTGGGCGGGGAGGAAGCTGTTGATGCGACGTCTGCGATGGGTCGCGGCCGGTGCGGCGGTGGCGCTGCTCGCCGCAGTCGTCGCCTTGCTCTCTCCGCAGATCGCGACTTGGCACGCCGCGGTCCGGGAGGCCGTGGAATTCTGGAGCTGGGCCGTCGCGATCACCATTGGGTTGGCAGGCGGCGGACGTGTCTTGGTGCTCTGGGCCGGTGCCGGCGCGCGAGGCGCCAGGGCACGCGGTTTACCGTCGCTCCTTCAGACTCGCGCTTTGCATTTGGTCAAGGGGCGGCTTCCGCGCGTTTCCGAAGTCACCCTGGCCGACCTGAGAGTGAAACGGGCGATCGAGTCCGGATCGGAGGCTGACCGCGATCTGCCCCCGTATGTGGCTCGCTCGGTGGACGAAGACCTTCTGCAGGCTGTCGCGGGCGGCGGCATGGTCCTGCTGCACGGCCCGGCGGCGGCCGGGAAGACCCGGACCGCGGCCGAGGCGATCCGCCGGGTGCGGCGAAACAACCGGCTCCTGATCCCTCGCGACGGCACGGCGTTGCGGGAGCTGATCGAAACCGGGCACGATTTCGGTGAGGTCGTGGTGTGGCTCGACGACCTCGAACGCTTCCTGTCCCCGGACGGTCTGGATTTGGCTCTGCTCCAGAGATTGTGCCGCCCGAAGGCCACCGCCGTGCTGGTGATGGCGACGATCCGGGACGAAGAACTCGCTCGTTTCAACTACGCCACCACCGCCGGCCGTGATGATTCCCTGGGTATCGGTACGGACTTGCTGCGGACAGTCCAGGGAAGCCGTCGCAAGCACCTTCTGCGCCGCCTCACCGAGCAGGAACGGAATTCCACCGCCACGCAGGCCAGCGAAGACGACCGCGTCGCGAGGGCGTTGAAAGCCGAAGAGGGGTTCGCGGAGCATCTGGCCGCCGGGGTGGCGATGATGGAGTACTGGACCGTGGGTGACGGTCCGCTGTTCCAGTCCGGTCAGGCGATCATCAGCGCGGCGGTCGATTGCAGACGCGCCGGATTCCACGATCCGGTTCCGCATCAGGTCCTCGCCCGGTTGCAGCCCGAGTATGTCGATCCGGGCTGGCTGAATCGGGCCGACTTGGCCTCTTGCGAAGACGCTGTCGTCTGGGCGTGCCGACCGGTGCTCCAGGCCAGTTCCTGCCTCCAGCCACGGGGCGAAGACAGGTACATCGCGTCGGACTACCTGGTGGACCGAGCCGAAGCAGGTGATTCGCCCCTGGGTTCCGGGCGCGTTTCCGACCGCGTATGGCAGGCCCTGCAGCTCATCGCGACGCCGCGCCAGGCGATGACCATCGGCATCCGTGCTTACCTGTCGGGCCGGCCGGATGTCGCCGAAGACGCTTTTCGCATGGCCGTGCATGCCAAGAACGCCGCGGCGATGAAGTATCTGGGGCTCCTGCGGAAAGAGGCTGGCGACGCGACTCAGGCCGAGCAATGGTTTCGTCGTGCGGCCGATAACAATGACACCGATGCGATGGTCGTTCTCGGTGGGTTGCTGACTGAGCGCGGAGAAGTCACTGGAGCTGAGCGGTGGTTTCAGCGGGCTGCCGACAGTGGTGACACCGGCGCGATGCTCATTCTCGGCGGTCTCCTTTCCGAGGCAGGCGACACCACCCGAGCCGAACAGTGGTTCCGCCGAGCCGCCGACGACGGCAACACGGCGGCGATGAAGTATCTGGGGCTCCTGCGGAAAGAAGCGGGCGACAGCACTCAGGCCGAGCAATGGTTTCGTCGCGCGGCCGGCAACAATGACACCGATGCGATGGTCGTTCTCGGTGGGTTGCTGACTGAGCGCGGAGAAGCGACT contains these protein-coding regions:
- a CDS encoding alpha/beta fold hydrolase, with the protein product MQQVVRVLATALASSALVLGGSSVATAAPEGQPEYAVGAIGWKPCAEAPHVECGTLTLPIDYTKPNGEKFGLAVARRKATDPSKRIGAMVINPGGPGGSGVDFAFAADGYFSKEISEKFDVVGFDPRGVARSQPIKCSAEVLAKQPSNYPKNAAEYDRLVASNKELRADCRKQSGPIFDHASTADVAHDIDSIRRALGEKKINYYGISYGTIMGQHYAERYGKNIRAMIIDSNMDHSLGTKRFVASEARGAEDSFQEWVKWNDRTPASPFHGQDLRKIWKDLLAKAERGEVPAPWDPNVKLTPEDLGSGVVGMAYGPDWQAFAEQVKTIVDGRPAPRSAFTAKETIPNPFPGIFCNDYDLRIDSYREYKSLVNLENSIAPNTRGSSIGHSAVMGCIGFPKATNPQRPLHLRNAPKILLTNAMHDPATVYEWAVNAHRQSRDTTVFVTYEGWGHGVYDRSQCTRTINDQYLVSLKLPPNGTTCAAVEPTPQSQSSQAKPKVPVGPFTVR
- a CDS encoding tetratricopeptide repeat protein gives rise to the protein MTVKISDGFPSDGGVSVCFSVEEPCLCGMVKKSRFVRAVAPGSPMREDHHRWAGRKLLMRRLRWVAAGAAVALLAAVVALLSPQIATWHAAVREAVEFWSWAVAITIGLAGGGRVLVLWAGAGARGARARGLPSLLQTRALHLVKGRLPRVSEVTLADLRVKRAIESGSEADRDLPPYVARSVDEDLLQAVAGGGMVLLHGPAAAGKTRTAAEAIRRVRRNNRLLIPRDGTALRELIETGHDFGEVVVWLDDLERFLSPDGLDLALLQRLCRPKATAVLVMATIRDEELARFNYATTAGRDDSLGIGTDLLRTVQGSRRKHLLRRLTEQERNSTATQASEDDRVARALKAEEGFAEHLAAGVAMMEYWTVGDGPLFQSGQAIISAAVDCRRAGFHDPVPHQVLARLQPEYVDPGWLNRADLASCEDAVVWACRPVLQASSCLQPRGEDRYIASDYLVDRAEAGDSPLGSGRVSDRVWQALQLIATPRQAMTIGIRAYLSGRPDVAEDAFRMAVHAKNAAAMKYLGLLRKEAGDATQAEQWFRRAADNNDTDAMVVLGGLLTERGEVTGAERWFQRAADSGDTGAMLILGGLLSEAGDTTRAEQWFRRAADDGNTAAMKYLGLLRKEAGDSTQAEQWFRRAAGNNDTDAMVVLGGLLTERGEATGAEQWFQRAADSGDTGAMLILGGLLSETGDTTRAEQWFRQAADNGDTAAMVRLGIAAARKDDAAQAEHWYREAANKGDLEGMDLLGLISSERGDAADAEQWYRSAAEKGLADSMVRLGLLLTRQGKTEEAGQWIEKAARTGHAAAMELSGALSATEGNLDEAERWYLLAARDGHVDSMVRLGLLLARRNETSQAEHWYRAAANNGNSDAINLLGLLLARRGETREAEHWLERAGSTGMTQFNQGLVHELRADAEQAERWYTRAAKAGETLAMRGMGRLKQREGRVEEAKRWYRKAADGGDAEAMFQLAELLWSAHSSREDREDGEKWYRRAAEAGNGQAFAALGSVMKMKGQLNQVEHWYRKAAEVTGRPYFMLQLGGLAQERNDLTEAEQWYRRAADSGDSDAMRSLALLLVDRRDYDEAVRWYRAAARAGDTAAANGVGLLLAYRGQSAEAEYWLSQVTGASDSDRSRDLIAHLSRHSDDDIKRWCDRTAASGHYHALVGLGVLIQERGDVDQAERCYQLAAEAGNAHAMYRMGMLLTRSKSGRHAELWFRRAAENGHADAMVSLWALGKGTDGRDTWLDRATQARFGETSQKLRPTDDHEQPGS